From a single Pseudobutyrivibrio xylanivorans genomic region:
- a CDS encoding class I SAM-dependent methyltransferase — protein sequence MTNLEEYYNKFNEDKRLKSRHGIMEFTVTMKYVHKYLDILERGKIGKEATGDAMGSVDDSVSDSASRKAKSNIKILDIGAATGGYSIPLWNEGYDVTAVELVKHNLGMLKAKGTGVKAFQGNALKLKRFEDNSFDLTLLFGPMYHLKTYEEQLQALLEAKRVTRPGGYILVAYVMNEYAFLTYGIKEGHVLENIAEGKLDEAYHVRPGADDLYAFMRTEDIEALNEAAGVRRVQIISPDGPANHMRREVNALSEEQFAAFIRYQMAVCERADLLGASAHTVDILQK from the coding sequence ATGACAAACTTAGAAGAATACTACAATAAATTCAACGAAGACAAGCGCCTTAAGTCGCGCCATGGCATCATGGAATTCACAGTAACCATGAAATACGTTCACAAATATCTAGACATACTAGAGCGTGGCAAAATAGGAAAAGAAGCTACTGGGGATGCCATGGGTTCTGTTGATGATAGCGTTTCCGATTCTGCTTCAAGAAAAGCAAAATCTAACATAAAGATTTTAGATATAGGCGCCGCCACCGGCGGCTACAGCATCCCCCTTTGGAACGAGGGCTACGATGTCACTGCTGTTGAGCTGGTAAAGCACAACCTTGGTATGCTTAAAGCCAAAGGCACTGGGGTGAAAGCATTCCAGGGTAATGCTCTAAAGCTAAAGCGATTTGAAGATAATAGCTTTGACCTTACGCTTTTGTTTGGTCCTATGTATCATCTGAAGACCTATGAAGAGCAGCTTCAAGCTTTGCTTGAAGCCAAACGCGTGACTCGCCCAGGTGGATATATTCTTGTAGCATACGTAATGAATGAATATGCCTTCCTTACTTATGGAATCAAGGAGGGCCACGTCTTAGAGAATATTGCTGAAGGAAAGTTGGACGAAGCCTACCACGTACGGCCGGGCGCTGATGATTTGTACGCGTTTATGCGCACAGAGGACATAGAGGCGTTGAATGAGGCTGCCGGGGTGCGCCGCGTACAAATCATATCGCCAGACGGCCCTGCGAATCACATGCGCCGCGAGGTCAACGCGCTTTCTGAGGAACAGTTTGCGGCCTTCATACGGTATCAGATGGCCGTCTGCGAGCGCGCCGACTTGCTCGGCGCCAGCGCCCACACAGTCGACATTCTCCAGAAATAG
- the secA gene encoding preprotein translocase subunit SecA, producing MNIIDKVFGTHSERELKRIKPIVDKIESYRDAMGALTDEELRGKTVEFKERLAKGETLDDILPEAYATVREAGKRALGMEHFRVQIIGGIILHQGRIAEMRTGEGKTLVSTLPAYLNALEGKGVHIVTVNDYLAKRDAEWMGEVHRFLGLTVGVVLNDMTKEERQAAYNCDITYITNNELGFDYLRDNMCVYEKDLVQRSLHYCIIDEVDSVLIDEARTPLIISGQSGKSTKLYELCDVLARQLKRGEDLPEFSKMDAIMGVERNETGDFIVDEKDKVVNLTAEGVKKVEQFFHIENLADPENLEIQHNIILALRAHNLMFKDQDYVVSDGQVMIVDSFTGRIMPGRRYSDGLHQAIEAKEHVEVKRESMTLASITFQNFFNKYDKKAGMTGTALTEEQEFRDIYGMDVVEVPTNRPIQRIDHDDAVYKTKNEKYKAVVEEVKKAHEKGQPVLVGTIDIDISEHVSKLLRREGIEHNVLNAKFHEKEAEIVAEAGKHGAVTIATNMAGRGTDIKLDEDARAAGGLKIIGTERHESRRIDNQLRGRSGRQGDVGESQFFISLEDDLMRLFGSERLINMFNALGVPEGEQIKHKMLSDAIEKAQKKIEENNFSARKNLLDYDQVMNEQRELIYAQRHRVLMGEDMHDQILGMIRDKVDECIEKTIPDDVEKELWELQELNHLLCPVIPVPVMTQLSIGNIKSKKELKEKLTDIALKMYDAKEKEFEQPEQFREVERVILLRVIDRKWMEEIDDMEQLRQGIRLQAYGNRNPVDEYKAASYDMLDAMNAAIINDTLTMLYRIRIEKKVEREEVAKVTGTNKDDTATRAPKKRVDKKVFPNDPCPCGSGLKYKQCCGRSK from the coding sequence ATGAATATTATTGACAAGGTTTTTGGTACGCATTCAGAGCGAGAGCTTAAAAGAATTAAGCCTATCGTTGATAAAATAGAATCTTACAGGGATGCTATGGGGGCTCTTACAGACGAGGAGCTTCGTGGAAAGACTGTTGAATTTAAGGAGAGACTTGCAAAGGGTGAAACTTTAGATGATATTCTTCCAGAGGCATACGCTACAGTTCGTGAGGCAGGTAAGCGTGCCCTTGGTATGGAGCATTTCAGAGTTCAGATTATCGGTGGTATTATTCTTCATCAGGGTCGTATCGCAGAAATGCGTACTGGTGAAGGTAAGACTCTTGTATCTACACTTCCAGCATATTTGAATGCTTTGGAGGGCAAGGGCGTTCACATCGTTACTGTAAATGATTACCTGGCAAAGCGTGATGCTGAGTGGATGGGAGAGGTTCACCGTTTCCTTGGTCTTACAGTTGGCGTTGTTCTTAACGACATGACAAAGGAGGAGCGTCAGGCAGCATACAATTGTGATATTACATACATCACAAATAACGAGCTTGGTTTCGATTACCTCCGTGACAATATGTGTGTATATGAGAAGGATCTTGTTCAGAGAAGCCTTCACTACTGCATCATCGATGAGGTTGACTCAGTTCTCATCGACGAGGCACGTACACCACTTATCATTTCTGGTCAGTCAGGAAAGTCTACAAAGCTTTATGAGCTTTGCGATGTTCTTGCTCGTCAGCTTAAGCGTGGTGAGGATCTTCCGGAATTCTCTAAGATGGACGCTATCATGGGTGTTGAGAGAAACGAGACTGGTGATTTCATCGTAGACGAGAAGGATAAGGTAGTTAACCTTACAGCAGAAGGTGTTAAGAAGGTTGAGCAGTTCTTTCACATTGAGAACCTTGCAGATCCAGAGAATCTTGAGATTCAGCACAACATCATCCTTGCACTTCGTGCTCATAACCTTATGTTTAAGGATCAGGATTATGTTGTTTCAGATGGTCAGGTTATGATTGTTGATTCATTTACTGGCCGTATTATGCCAGGTCGTCGTTACTCTGATGGACTTCATCAGGCTATCGAGGCTAAGGAGCATGTTGAGGTTAAGCGTGAGTCTATGACTCTAGCAAGCATCACATTCCAGAACTTCTTCAACAAGTACGATAAGAAGGCTGGTATGACAGGTACAGCTCTTACAGAAGAGCAGGAGTTCCGTGATATTTACGGAATGGACGTAGTTGAGGTTCCTACAAACCGTCCAATCCAGCGTATCGATCACGATGATGCAGTTTATAAGACAAAGAACGAGAAGTACAAGGCAGTTGTAGAAGAGGTTAAGAAGGCTCACGAAAAGGGTCAGCCTGTTCTTGTTGGTACTATCGATATTGATATTTCAGAGCACGTTTCAAAGCTTCTTCGCAGAGAGGGTATCGAGCACAATGTACTTAATGCTAAGTTCCACGAGAAGGAAGCTGAAATCGTAGCTGAGGCAGGAAAGCACGGTGCCGTTACCATCGCTACTAACATGGCAGGTCGTGGTACTGATATTAAGCTTGATGAGGATGCTCGTGCAGCAGGCGGTCTTAAGATTATCGGTACAGAGCGTCATGAGTCACGTCGTATTGACAATCAGCTCCGTGGACGTTCAGGCCGTCAGGGAGATGTCGGTGAGTCACAGTTCTTCATCTCACTTGAAGATGATCTTATGAGACTCTTCGGTTCTGAGAGACTTATCAATATGTTCAATGCTCTCGGTGTTCCAGAAGGAGAGCAGATTAAGCACAAGATGCTTTCAGATGCTATTGAAAAGGCTCAGAAGAAGATTGAGGAAAACAACTTCTCAGCTCGTAAGAACCTTCTTGATTACGATCAGGTTATGAATGAGCAGAGAGAGCTTATTTACGCACAGCGTCATAGAGTACTTATGGGCGAGGATATGCACGACCAGATTCTTGGCATGATTCGCGATAAGGTTGACGAGTGTATTGAAAAGACTATTCCGGATGATGTTGAGAAGGAGCTTTGGGAGCTTCAGGAGCTTAATCACCTCCTTTGCCCAGTAATTCCAGTTCCTGTTATGACACAGCTTTCTATTGGAAATATCAAGAGCAAGAAGGAGCTCAAGGAAAAGCTTACAGATATCGCTCTTAAGATGTACGATGCTAAGGAAAAGGAATTCGAGCAGCCAGAGCAGTTCAGAGAGGTTGAGCGAGTTATCTTACTTCGTGTTATCGACCGAAAGTGGATGGAAGAAATCGATGATATGGAGCAGCTTCGTCAGGGTATCCGTCTTCAGGCTTATGGTAACCGTAACCCAGTTGATGAGTACAAGGCAGCAAGCTACGATATGCTTGATGCAATGAATGCAGCTATCATCAATGATACACTTACAATGCTTTACAGAATTCGCATAGAGAAGAAGGTAGAGCGTGAGGAAGTTGCTAAAGTTACTGGAACAAATAAGGACGACACAGCTACACGCGCACCAAAGAAGCGCGTAGACAAGAAGGTATTTCCAAATGATCCATGTCCATGTGGATCAGGTTTAAAATATAAACAATGTTGCGGTAGAAGCAAATAA
- a CDS encoding DUF6382 domain-containing protein — protein sequence MNIQYKRQHNDSYMVVDAVDTISSYEERMIEENRIDALLEVSKININGTQQYNYNISRKENLEDYLDSHDLTIDIVRRIILNIQLAYDELEKYMIDDCHIWLSKESVYLEKSYDSFKVSLCYYPKNMGNVQEQFRSIMEHLLTVVPASDKELAKVVYEAYDICLKEDYTLSEILDCISDVCEVSEPPVEKINLREEERTECDYIEQDYFNQQGEYISDQFDEISQEKTSLFWQVQGAVKNFLCKKIEFKDNPILESDDFVIDPENIELEQKTELLADVKPSGKLVYDGLNREEDFLVDKDVFRIGSGRANDAVLHERTVSTNHAKIVREGDDFYLSDLNSTNSTFVNNEQLVYRNPVKLRIMDRISFANVNYTFM from the coding sequence ATGAATATACAATACAAAAGGCAGCATAATGACAGCTATATGGTTGTGGATGCAGTAGATACCATATCTTCATACGAGGAGAGGATGATAGAGGAAAACAGGATAGATGCGTTGCTTGAGGTTTCCAAAATTAATATAAATGGTACACAGCAGTATAATTACAATATTTCGCGTAAGGAAAATCTGGAGGATTATCTTGACTCACATGATTTGACCATAGATATAGTTAGACGAATAATATTAAATATCCAGCTAGCCTATGATGAGCTAGAAAAATATATGATTGACGATTGTCATATATGGCTTAGCAAAGAAAGCGTTTATTTGGAAAAATCCTACGATAGTTTCAAGGTGAGTTTGTGCTATTACCCTAAGAATATGGGAAATGTGCAGGAGCAATTCAGAAGTATAATGGAGCATCTTTTGACCGTGGTGCCAGCATCTGATAAGGAACTGGCAAAAGTAGTATACGAGGCTTATGACATTTGCCTGAAGGAAGACTATACATTAAGTGAAATTTTAGATTGTATCAGTGATGTGTGTGAAGTGTCAGAGCCACCGGTAGAGAAAATAAATCTTCGAGAAGAAGAACGGACAGAATGCGACTACATAGAACAGGACTATTTCAATCAACAGGGAGAATATATCTCTGATCAGTTTGATGAAATTTCACAGGAGAAGACCAGTTTATTTTGGCAAGTACAGGGAGCTGTGAAAAATTTTTTATGTAAGAAGATAGAGTTTAAGGATAATCCTATTTTAGAGTCGGACGATTTTGTAATAGACCCGGAAAATATTGAACTAGAGCAAAAAACGGAGCTTTTAGCTGATGTGAAGCCCTCGGGAAAGCTTGTATACGATGGACTTAATCGCGAAGAAGACTTCTTAGTTGATAAAGATGTATTTCGAATAGGATCTGGAAGAGCCAATGATGCGGTTTTACATGAGAGAACTGTATCTACAAATCATGCAAAGATAGTGAGGGAGGGAGATGATTTTTATCTAAGTGACTTGAACTCCACAAACAGCACCTTTGTGAACAATGAACAGCTAGTCTACAGGAACCCTGTGAAGCTTAGGATAATGGATAGGATTTCTTTTGCCAATGTTAATTATACTTTCATGTAA
- a CDS encoding prepilin peptidase, with the protein MLEQIGLFCFYGITALEDFRTKQIRLIEIAVFGIIGILIDVMLRPYSLLSIIGGVLVGVVLYVFSIVTNEKIGKADALIVMVSGLYLGFMNILVLLWISSVFAAIGGGLFLLTIDRESTGDFDLPFMPFMLAGYMVLMFINQTGGI; encoded by the coding sequence ATGTTGGAGCAGATTGGATTGTTTTGCTTTTATGGAATAACCGCCTTAGAAGATTTTCGGACGAAACAAATCAGACTGATAGAGATAGCAGTCTTTGGAATAATAGGAATATTAATAGATGTGATGCTACGTCCTTACTCATTACTGAGTATTATCGGTGGAGTTTTGGTTGGAGTGGTTTTATATGTTTTTAGTATTGTGACAAATGAAAAGATTGGAAAGGCAGATGCGCTGATTGTTATGGTTTCGGGATTATACCTGGGATTTATGAATATCTTGGTACTATTGTGGATAAGTTCAGTGTTTGCAGCAATTGGAGGTGGATTATTTCTTTTGACTATTGATAGAGAGTCCACCGGTGACTTCGATCTTCCATTTATGCCATTTATGTTGGCAGGATATATGGTGCTAATGTTTATAAATCAAACTGGAGGCATTTAG
- a CDS encoding TadE/TadG family type IV pilus assembly protein has translation MSLGKKLYNTNSFAPNWRSKLPVAPVTINKEHEYRKDRCIHGQPPVYKRFINSLKVQEMPFYASSKKASYTIEAAVILPLFISMMVFGLFMFRLLQVQSGVQQAIDYASRTMAITLGNMSNYGESDKDEDISGQEPTIGGEVSEAVLLASTIALSGVEIAKNEVPIGFVDGGALGFDFFDTTVEGNYIDIRVNYQMTFPVGLLGHYSFDVSQRARNRKWVGYDKSENTTDARYVYVTEKGEVYHTNYNCTYLNPSVHRLPKGELSEARNKSGGVYNVCERCKGKDAHGFIFVTDYGTAYHKDINCTEIKHNIKKVLYEDVKDSMRACSKCSAGEKN, from the coding sequence GTGTCTCTAGGTAAAAAACTCTATAATACCAATTCGTTTGCACCGAATTGGCGGAGCAAGCTGCCAGTTGCTCCAGTTACTATCAACAAAGAACATGAATACAGAAAGGATAGATGTATTCATGGTCAGCCACCAGTATATAAAAGATTCATAAACTCATTAAAAGTACAGGAGATGCCTTTTTATGCCTCCTCAAAAAAGGCCAGTTATACAATTGAAGCAGCTGTGATTTTGCCACTGTTCATAAGCATGATGGTATTTGGATTGTTTATGTTTAGATTGCTACAAGTGCAGTCTGGAGTGCAGCAGGCAATAGACTATGCCAGTCGTACAATGGCAATAACCCTTGGAAATATGTCGAATTATGGTGAGTCAGACAAAGACGAAGATATCTCGGGACAGGAGCCGACAATAGGAGGAGAGGTCTCAGAAGCAGTGTTATTGGCATCAACTATTGCATTGTCAGGTGTGGAAATTGCAAAAAATGAGGTTCCTATTGGATTTGTGGATGGCGGTGCACTAGGATTTGATTTTTTTGATACAACAGTAGAAGGCAATTACATCGATATAAGGGTGAATTATCAGATGACATTTCCTGTGGGACTATTAGGACACTACTCTTTCGATGTGAGCCAAAGGGCAAGAAACCGCAAGTGGGTTGGGTATGATAAATCGGAGAATACCACAGATGCCAGATATGTTTATGTAACAGAAAAGGGAGAGGTTTACCATACAAACTACAATTGTACGTACCTCAATCCTTCGGTACATCGTCTCCCTAAGGGAGAGCTGTCAGAGGCAAGGAACAAAAGTGGTGGTGTTTACAATGTCTGTGAGCGTTGTAAGGGCAAAGATGCTCACGGTTTTATTTTTGTAACAGACTACGGAACAGCATATCACAAGGATATAAATTGTACCGAGATAAAGCATAATATCAAAAAGGTTTTGTATGAGGATGTGAAGGATTCAATGAGAGCCTGCAGTAAATGTTCAGCAGGAGAAAAGAATTGA
- a CDS encoding DUF5702 domain-containing protein — translation MQKKLKGSLSVFFALIMVAVMGLIFTMSECIRLYELHAFAQEYTDMAVDSAFSEYNPYLWTNYKILAVDLGYGSENKGPGIMEQKTLDYCKYNSSVESGHNYARLSTDGCKVNRYSVLTDSDGAAIITLGAKAAKEGMAAQIIDGVQGHIDSINNIEKISVEDKANSAKKSLNDAKRDLERKKREAEEDDDPRTKPEDYPSPGRVEDNPLDAFDVLKESFSRSVLATVTNVDSVSEKEVVEDQLPSHRTLSRGNMQQTTDAGIVDKALFIDYLLTNYSRFDKDRKHDGLKYEVEYLVAGQHTDSQNLARVVEEILFLREAANFATIMSSTLMQKEAYDIAVVLAGFTGNPVIIEALQAGIIAAWAYAESTLDVRLLLCGGKVPAVKNLDQWTSDIWHLSSMKNVNVKAKNVDSGLTYKDFLSALLAVHSKSKIAMRALDVMEIALNSTEDYKAVKVDNMLWAADVELSFSASEMFLSIFSRNQGTAEQIPGQYYFAKTRYLSY, via the coding sequence GTGCAGAAAAAATTGAAGGGGTCTCTTTCGGTTTTCTTTGCGTTGATTATGGTTGCGGTTATGGGGCTCATTTTCACTATGAGTGAGTGCATCAGGCTTTATGAGCTCCATGCTTTTGCTCAGGAGTACACTGACATGGCTGTAGATAGTGCTTTTTCTGAGTATAATCCATACCTTTGGACAAATTATAAGATATTGGCAGTTGATTTAGGATATGGCTCTGAGAATAAGGGACCAGGGATAATGGAGCAGAAGACTCTGGATTATTGTAAATATAATTCAAGTGTGGAAAGTGGGCATAACTATGCCAGGCTTTCCACAGATGGATGTAAAGTGAATAGGTACTCGGTTCTTACAGATTCTGATGGTGCAGCAATTATTACACTCGGTGCTAAAGCTGCGAAAGAGGGAATGGCAGCACAAATAATAGACGGAGTACAGGGACATATCGACAGCATCAACAATATCGAAAAGATATCGGTGGAGGATAAAGCAAACTCTGCTAAGAAATCCTTGAATGATGCCAAAAGAGATTTGGAGAGAAAAAAGAGAGAGGCGGAAGAGGATGATGATCCCCGGACCAAGCCGGAGGACTATCCAAGTCCAGGTAGGGTTGAGGATAATCCATTGGACGCCTTTGATGTTTTAAAGGAATCATTTTCAAGAAGTGTTCTGGCTACAGTGACGAATGTTGATTCTGTTTCAGAAAAAGAAGTGGTGGAAGATCAGTTGCCATCTCACAGGACATTAAGTCGTGGAAATATGCAACAGACTACAGATGCTGGAATTGTTGATAAGGCCCTGTTTATCGATTACCTCTTAACAAATTATAGTCGATTTGACAAGGATAGAAAGCACGATGGTTTGAAGTATGAGGTTGAATACCTGGTGGCAGGGCAGCATACAGATTCCCAAAACTTGGCAAGAGTTGTGGAAGAAATACTTTTTCTTCGAGAGGCTGCTAATTTTGCAACTATTATGAGTAGCACACTTATGCAAAAAGAGGCCTATGATATTGCAGTCGTTTTGGCAGGATTTACAGGAAACCCTGTAATCATAGAAGCGCTGCAGGCAGGCATAATAGCAGCATGGGCTTATGCGGAATCTACATTGGATGTACGACTACTTCTATGCGGAGGAAAGGTTCCAGCTGTGAAGAATCTGGATCAGTGGACCTCGGACATATGGCACTTGTCATCCATGAAAAATGTAAATGTAAAGGCTAAGAATGTGGATTCTGGACTAACTTACAAGGATTTTTTAAGTGCATTGCTGGCAGTTCACTCAAAATCAAAGATTGCAATGAGGGCTCTCGATGTGATGGAAATAGCGTTAAATTCCACAGAAGACTATAAAGCTGTGAAGGTGGACAATATGCTATGGGCTGCGGATGTAGAGCTGTCCTTCAGCGCCAGTGAAATGTTTTTATCGATTTTTTCCAGGAACCAAGGAACTGCAGAGCAGATTCCCGGACAGTATTATTTTGCAAAAACACGATATCTTTCATATTAG
- a CDS encoding Flp1 family type IVb pilin, which produces MNYLMNKIKGFVVEEDGIGTVEMILILVVLIGIVLVFKDHLNSLVESIFKTINSQAGRV; this is translated from the coding sequence ATGAATTATTTAATGAATAAGATCAAGGGATTTGTAGTAGAGGAAGACGGTATCGGCACAGTGGAAATGATACTTATACTGGTTGTTTTAATTGGTATTGTGCTTGTGTTCAAGGATCATTTGAACTCATTAGTTGAGAGTATTTTCAAGACAATCAATTCTCAGGCAGGACGAGTATAG
- a CDS encoding type II secretion system F family protein, with the protein MQKSHDLTKKQLVEIVLVTTGMGLGLLVYDFLNTNINFDGTIKRNDAGKGILTEDLKLEFLDQNQEMSVEVSDRSLTGRKLDEAFDKAISEIQETYLGQNEAADNVIYDLELKDSYVDGLISADWKFDTYGIISNEGKLREENIPEEGVIVTISGILYYEEERIHSFSVVVNQKGLDTLDGQMSAINRAVKAEDESTRQRKKLSLPKDVQGMTITWKKKMNYRGLQIILLGFATVAGLVLGKKKDAQKAATLLTEEKEQDYPMIVSQLSILMGAGMSFRKALERIVAKYLNGLKNGETRRAGYEEIVRTYRKMTDGHGEIQALEELGKTCECKEYRKLSMMLIQNLRKGSKELLDSLEKEEKYSFEMRKQRAVRAGEEASTKLLLPMTGMLFIVIVILVVPAVMQMNI; encoded by the coding sequence TTGCAGAAAAGCCATGATTTAACAAAAAAGCAGTTGGTAGAAATAGTTCTGGTTACCACTGGTATGGGGCTGGGATTACTTGTGTACGATTTTTTGAACACAAATATAAATTTCGATGGAACAATAAAGAGAAATGATGCAGGAAAAGGGATTCTTACTGAAGATTTGAAGCTAGAGTTTTTAGATCAAAATCAAGAGATGTCAGTTGAGGTTTCTGATAGAAGTCTGACAGGGAGAAAATTGGATGAGGCATTTGATAAAGCAATTTCGGAAATACAGGAGACATACTTAGGGCAGAATGAAGCCGCTGACAATGTGATCTATGACTTGGAGCTTAAAGACAGTTACGTAGATGGTCTGATATCAGCGGATTGGAAGTTTGACACTTATGGAATCATATCCAATGAGGGAAAGCTTAGAGAAGAAAACATACCTGAGGAGGGTGTGATAGTCACGATTTCTGGAATCCTTTATTACGAGGAGGAGCGGATTCACAGCTTTTCGGTAGTAGTCAATCAAAAAGGGCTAGACACACTAGATGGGCAGATGTCCGCAATAAATAGGGCAGTTAAGGCGGAGGATGAATCCACGCGACAAAGGAAGAAGCTAAGTCTGCCAAAGGATGTCCAAGGGATGACTATTACCTGGAAGAAAAAAATGAATTATCGTGGACTTCAAATCATATTGCTTGGATTTGCTACAGTGGCGGGGCTTGTTTTAGGAAAGAAAAAGGATGCTCAAAAGGCAGCAACATTATTAACTGAGGAAAAAGAACAGGATTATCCGATGATAGTAAGTCAGCTATCTATACTTATGGGCGCAGGAATGAGCTTTAGAAAAGCGTTGGAGCGAATTGTAGCAAAATATTTAAATGGGTTAAAGAACGGTGAAACTCGTCGAGCAGGTTATGAGGAAATAGTTCGAACCTATAGGAAGATGACGGATGGTCATGGGGAGATACAGGCGCTGGAAGAGCTGGGTAAAACCTGCGAATGTAAGGAATACCGAAAGCTTTCGATGATGCTTATTCAAAATCTAAGAAAAGGCTCTAAGGAATTACTGGATTCTTTGGAAAAGGAAGAAAAATATTCCTTTGAAATGCGTAAGCAGAGGGCAGTCAGGGCAGGTGAGGAAGCTTCTACGAAGCTACTCCTTCCTATGACAGGTATGTTGTTTATTGTAATTGTTATTTTAGTAGTACCTGCAGTCATGCAGATGAATATATAA
- a CDS encoding type II secretion system F family protein: MGKGRNLGSYGEIIGKWNDLVPIIQGVALTAVVAFLFYRSVLGIAVGVLIIPFWLKLKSDEKKAMQQAKIAAEFKEYMMLIVTGLQAGYSLERAIRQSEEELKKIFPKDSVIGPHIHIMNQKIGMNVQLERAFDEFARSLKLEEAVSLAEIISFAKRSGGDYGKHIRDTALKIEDNLSIRQEIETITTEKRLELKVMCVMPMAILAYISITSESFIAPLYGNLIGIGLMTMCLVAYGICIILGRKIIDIKV, encoded by the coding sequence ATGGGAAAAGGTAGGAACCTTGGTTCATACGGAGAAATTATTGGCAAATGGAATGATTTAGTGCCGATAATCCAGGGGGTGGCTTTAACAGCTGTGGTGGCATTTTTGTTTTACAGATCGGTGTTGGGAATTGCAGTAGGAGTATTGATTATTCCGTTTTGGTTAAAACTTAAAAGTGATGAAAAAAAGGCAATGCAGCAGGCAAAAATTGCGGCAGAGTTTAAGGAATATATGATGCTTATAGTTACTGGCCTTCAGGCAGGCTATTCATTGGAACGAGCCATCCGTCAATCAGAAGAGGAACTTAAAAAGATATTTCCAAAAGATTCAGTAATAGGGCCACATATTCATATTATGAACCAAAAGATAGGTATGAATGTGCAGCTAGAGAGAGCCTTCGACGAGTTCGCAAGGAGTCTAAAGCTTGAAGAAGCAGTTAGTTTGGCAGAGATTATTTCATTTGCCAAAAGAAGCGGTGGCGATTATGGAAAACATATCAGGGATACTGCGCTAAAGATTGAAGATAACCTTTCTATTCGCCAGGAGATAGAAACTATAACTACCGAAAAAAGACTAGAACTTAAAGTGATGTGCGTGATGCCGATGGCTATTTTGGCATATATTTCCATCACGTCAGAAAGCTTTATTGCGCCTCTTTATGGAAATTTGATAGGTATAGGCTTGATGACTATGTGCTTGGTAGCCTATGGCATATGCATTATCTTAGGGAGAAAAATAATTGATATTAAGGTCTAG